In Eubalaena glacialis isolate mEubGla1 chromosome 4, mEubGla1.1.hap2.+ XY, whole genome shotgun sequence, one DNA window encodes the following:
- the LOC133089514 gene encoding guanine nucleotide-binding protein subunit alpha-1-like: MVPTGKLNSYKKTLEQLPQLLLWSASVCGGHQTPQLRLEGPGAARSARSDRHHPPCAARSRPRPAPPPPPQPGRTPRPAAAAATGCLGNSKTEDQHNEEKAQHEANKKIEKQLQKDKQVYRATHRLLLLLGAGESGKSTIVKQMRILHVNGFNGEGGEEDPQAARSNSDGQYYP; the protein is encoded by the exons ATGGTCCCTACAGGAAAACTCAATAG ttataaaaaaaCTCTAGAGCAGCTCCCGCAGCTCCTGCTCTGGTCCGCCTCGGTCTGCGGCGGCCATCAGACCCCTCAGCTTCGGCTCGAGGGGCCGGGAGCCGCGCGCTCGGCTCGGTCAGACCGACACCACCCTCCCTGCGCGGCCCGCA GCCGCCCGCgcccggccccgccgccgccgccgcagcccggCCGCACCCCGCGccccgctgctgccgccgccacggGCTGCCTCGGAAACAGTAAGACCGAGGACCAGCACAACGAGGAGAAGGCACAGCACGAGGCCAACAAAAAGATTGAGAAGCAGCTGCAGAAGGACAAGCAGGTCTACCGGGCCACGCAccgcctgctgctgctgctgggtgCTGGAGAATCTGGTAAAAGCACCATCGTGAAGCAAATGAGGATCCTGCATGTTAATGGGTTTAATGGAGAGGGCGGCGAAGAGGACCCGCAGGCTGCAAGGAGCAACAGCGATGGACAATATTACCCCTAG